ttatttattcttgagagagagagagagagagtcagagacacaggcagagggagaagcaggctccatgcagggagcctgacatgggactcaatcctgggtctccaggatcatgccctgggcctaaggcggcgctaaaccgctgacccacccgggctgccctataaaatgttataattagTTCGAATAGCTATCCTGTTTAGCATTTCTTGAAGGTAAGATGTTTTGAACTAATTTTGAGAATGTTTTGCTTAGTTCCTCTTTGCTGGTACTTCATAGTAATCCAGTATTGCCTTTGAAATGAAATTAGTGTTactaatgtttatttaaatgtggaaaaattggaatgtATCATTCTATGATATGAAAGcatttttaggattctttgtcAATACCTATTTTTATTAAGACAGTTATTGATACCTGTCATGCTTGAtagctcagggttttttttaatggagaatataagatttatttatgtattaaaagattttatttattcatgagagaaacagagagagaggcagagacctaggcagagggagaagcaggatccatgcagggagcccgatgtgggtgggactcgatcccggaactccacaAACAcattctgggctgaaggtggcgctaaaacgctgagccacccgggctgcccaagaatataGGATTTAAATATTCTTGCAATCCAAGATGAAATAGTCTGTTGATTGATGTTGTGTAACTTCTAAACTGGTTACTTCATCAAacttaaatgattttataaagtTCTAAATATTAGGTGTTTTTCACTTGAATGTGTATACACAATAGGAAAGTAATTATTAGGAAATGAGAAAGATTAATTCCTTGATTCACTTCCTGCAATGGAGGACAAATTTAATGGTGTGTATATCAGCCTGAAAAAGGCTGAGGATTctcaaattaaatgaatttatgatTAATCTAATtttaacccttttttaaaaaagattttattttttcatgggggGGCACaaacacaggtggagggagaagcaggctccggaggtgcagggagcctgacatgggattccatcccaggcctccaggatcacaccgtgggcggAAGGCGGAGCTATACTGTCTTTGAGAAAGACTTGCAATGGAAAAGATGACAGCTAAACTGAAAgctttgatttgattttataCTGACATAAAAAAACCCTTATGGCAGCAGCAATTGGTGTATTGTACTTTGAGTAACACTGATTTTGAGGtgttaattttaatgaatattgaATAATTTATGAATTCCAAAAAAACAGTATTACTTTCCACATTTACCATGATCTGATATCAGGATGCATCTCATTTAGATGGCATAGTGTAGTTTTagtattgatttcattttatgtagGAAATGAGGTATATGATTGTTTAATATATGACTTGTATATGCTCCTAAAACTTAAAAGTTGCTGTAAAATAATGTATCTTACGTTAAATATTGAGGTTTATGGTTAGAAAATGGCATTTGGACCATATTCTTAATTTGGTGCCATTAATCACGGTCAcatataagtggaaccatacaAAAGCTTTTTTGTGTATGACTTACTAAAGAGTGTGTTTTCATCACTTTTCGTATCACTTGTCATTAAGCAAACCTGAATGAGATTTACTATGATTAAAATGTTTTGGATTAGTGTGTGATGTCCATTTTATCTTATCCAACTTATAGGCAGAAAAAAACAGAGCTGCAGCAATGGCAAACAATCTACAAAAGGGAAGTGCTGGACCTATGAGGCTTTATGTGGGCTCATTACACTTTAACATAACTGAAGATATGCTTCGGGGGATCTTTGAGCCTTTTGGGAGAGTAAGTCCCAGTATCTCCAATTATCCTTAATTGGTTCTTGATCCAAGTATAATTGCATAGTAAATAATAGTCACAAAATTAATGTATTCCTAAAAATAATACAACATGAAGAACTGTAGTATATGACTACTCTATTTTTTCATGTTATGAatgaacagctttattgaggtactGTGATGTACCCAAGTCATATAGTTCAGTTGATTGCCTTTTAATGTATTGACAGTTGTGCAGTGATAACTACattcagtgtttattttattaagatttttttaaagatttattcatatatttgaaagagaagggTGGGTGGGGtagtggggaaaggcagaggagagaCTGTCTCAagactgagcgtggagcctgaggGCAGGGCTTGATACatcaaccctgagataatgagcTGAGCTAAAACTAAGAGTTAGACATAActgactgccacccaggcacccctattttttaagacttttaaaagtcATCTGTACACCCACTATGGGGCTTGAATCCACAACCCTGAGGCCCAAAGTCGCCATGCTTTCCTGACatagccacccagatacccctgcTTAATTAATCCAACATCTTGGATAATTTAACGTGTCTAGTATTAATTAGAATTAATGTTTCGTATTTTTCATATAATGGAAAGGAAACTACTTTATTTCTTACACCTGATTGTAGTTTACAAAGGACATCTGGAATTTTAGTGGTTTGTTTTTGAGGCAAAAGACTaagattgtactttttttttccaagctccACAGTGCATAGCTTCTTGTTTGGGTAGTGTCTAGGCTTTCAGAGGTTTTTTGGAAATGAGGGTTTTTGatggtctgtttttgtttttttcggggaatatactttatttatttttttttttcgcgGAAGATACTTTAAACCaagtttcaaagaataaaatgcttttgtttccttctttgcacttataattgtttttatttttagattgaaAGTATCCAACTCATGATGGATAGTGAAACAGGTCGATCTAAGGGATATGGATTTATTACGGTAAGCAATTATCATTAATACTATGACTTAAATGATTGTCTTTAAggctttgtttatttaattttaagaatttatttattcatgagagacacagagaggcagagacatagggagagggagaagtgggctccatgcaggaagtccagtgctgggactcaatcctgggactccgggatcatgccctcaaccaaaggcagacgctcaactgataagccactcaggcgtctctaactttaaggttttaaattttttttaaaagaatttttatttatttatgatagtcacagagagagagagagagaggcagagacataggcagagggagaagcaggctccatgcaccatgCTCCatgcaataaaatttttaaaaagtttgtgatTGGCCATTGCAGCCCATTGATTGAAGAGAGTATTAGGTGGCAGCGGGAATAATTGCAAATTTAAGTGCCTCTTTTAAAGTAAACTCTCCTATGTTTTATTTACAGATGGAATTCAATTACATGATAGCAATTTTTCAAATGTTCGGTGTTAGAACTTTGGAAGGTTCTGAAAATTGTTATTGATACTGTAAATGCAGATTGTCACTTTAGCCGCTGTCATAGAAAAAAGTTATATAGgtcccagttctttttttttttcttcttttaggtcCTAGTTCTAATCAAGGAATTATAATtgtgttatatttaaattttgtgtgtgtgtgttctatctaaattttactttatttttttttaaatgtctgttttcttttatttattatttttaatctttatttatttatgatagtcacagagaaagagagagagaggcagagacacaggcagagggagaagcaggctccatccaccgggagcccgatgtgggattcgatcccgggtctccaggatcgcgccctgggccaaaggcaggcgccaaactgctgcgccacccagggatcccctgagtgaacttttaatttttctaaatagttcgtttgttctttctccttccttctgtcaGCACAGTCAGGGGACtgccagggaaaggaagaagcaggctccttgctgatctgagagcctgacttggggctccctccaggaccctgaggtcctgacctgagccgaaggcagatgcttaactgagccacccacatgctcccAAATAGTTGTTTATTTATGGAAGGAAAACACCATTTTAGTTTATCCCAGGACATTTAAGgagatgcatttttatttttggaaaattacaCATTCTGTTACTAAGATTATTTCTGAAGATAGGCATTACTTggtcatattttgctttttaaatcctCACATAACAAAGCTGATTTGAATCAGCTTTTGTGATCTGATAATATAGCTTTATTACGTAAAAGCTAGAATAATGTCCACTTTACTTTGCATCCAATTGTGTAATTATTGATGAATATACTAGACCAAATAAGTAAGAATTGCTTTACCTTACATACATATGTGATTTAACATATGGGACTTTTTACTTTTACCCCTCATTCAATTATACAGTTTTCCGATTCAGAATGTGCCAAGAAGGCTTTGGAACAACTTAATGGATTTGAGTTAGCAGGAAGACCAATGAAAGTTGGTCATGTTACTGAACGTACTGATGCTTCCAGTGCTAGCTCATTTTTGGACAGTGATGAACTGGAAAGGACTGGAATTGATTTGGGAACAACTGGTCGTCTCCAATTAATGGCAAGGCTTGCAGAAGGTAAGTTTTTCCTAGTGTTGTGAATGATTTATTGTGGATATGGTAATGAGAAAGGTAGCCCACTTACataaactaataaatgaaaagggtgtttttctatttttggagtTGACCGCCTTGCGTGGTTTATGCACTTTCATATGGAATTACTTGCTTTAAAGTTCTAATGGAATCTAATGCCTTTTGAGTGCCACAGCATACATTATAAGATTCTTTGTGCTTTATCATATTAATTCCATTCTTAAACTTGAAAAATTTAGTTATCACTATTATACTATGTTTTGCTTGTAAATACTTTTAGTGAAGTGACTTTGGTGTGGTAGTAAGGACCCAGAAAACTTAACGTTTTTCTTCCCTTGACATAATACAAGTTAcaagatctgttttttttttttacacaggtACAGGTTTGCAGATCCCACCAGCAGCACAGCAGGCTCTACAAATGAGTGGCTCTTTGGCATTTGGTGCTGTGGCAGGTAGGAATTGAATCTTTTCTAATTTGAAATCATTGTTTTTTCACTAATTCGAAAATTTGCcaaatttttgcatttaaaaggaCTTACTGAGAATTCAATTCATCAAGTACTTCTTAGCTCGTAAATAGAATTATTCACTCATAATAGGCTGTCAGGGCATTTTTTTTGAACCCTACATACCAATTTTTAGTTTGAATTGCCTAAATTAGACCTTTTTAAGTACATCACTTTTAAAACCCCAACaagtttatattaatttcaaaaaatgttttgttgtgATGTTTGAGTTCAGAAAACCATCAGGGGCCTTTAAGTCCAGTTTTATGTGAAATACTTAACACTATCGAGAATGTAGAGAAAACTGCTTTCCTCTAAATAGTACAtgctattttgagtttttttagtTAGGGTAATGGGCCCTCCTAAAGAGGGCAGGAAAATAGAGTACAGTTGTGTAACAAGGGGCTCAGTTTATgaaccgtttttttttttcattatgacttAAGTACCTCAGATTTGCTTTTATAAACCTTGACGCCAACCCAAATCTATGAGCCTAGGAtagcattaattttaaaatattgaagacCTTGTTTTTATAACATCTAAGAAGAACCATTTGCATTTGGGCTTTGGAAGACAGGAAATATAAATCTGAAGAAGTATGgcactttgtatttttaatcagTCCATTGATTTTATCAACAAAATGAGACTTAAACTGAAAATATGTAAGTTTTAAGACCATAGTTatacactgaaaaatatataaatgttcatgTGGTTGAGTCGTGATTTCCTTTTAAATCAAAAACTCATTAATGAAAGGGAGAGGATCATTTTTTACTTTCACGTCATAATTTCATTAGAGATAAGGGacttttcagtgttttccttttaGTGGATATCCACAAGTTTATGACTATAGAAAATCTGCCTTTTGTGTTTCTCCTGTcagattctattatttattttgaaatctgaTAGGTATTTAAAAGTTTCTgagaaaactggggcacctgggtgtctcagtaggttaagcctccatctcttgatttcagctcaggttatgatctcagggtcatgagatccagccccaggtggtctggctccacactgggcatggagtctctTTGATAATCTCTctgcgccgcccccccccccctcatatgcatgtgtgtgtgctctctcgctcgctctctctaaataaatatatctttaaaaatttttttctgatgaaaccTTGCCAGTTTATCCTTATGGGGAAAAAGTCCTAACCATTAATGGATTTCTGAGTCTTGAGTCACGGGATAACTCCCCCAGTATCCCTAAATTGACTGCATAAATAATATTGTACACCTAATTTCTTGAGTGAGCAAATAGCCATAGAATGCTGCTTACTATAATCAAAGCCATTAAAGGAACCCATCCCTTCCAGAAATGTAACCCAGTCTGtggttttaaaattacaatttaatCTGAAAACTAAATCTTCCTATTGCTTCCCATTGTTCAGATCATTTTTTCAGTAATTTAGAAAATGCTTGTTTACCATATTCTAGGTATTTCACTTAGAGGCTCTGAGTTATTTGCTGTTTTCAGAGATTTGATGTAGTAACATAGGATTCATTTCTAAACAGTCTTATATCCTGGGTGTGGTATCCTATATGTTGATTTGATGTTTTTCATAAACAATATCTTCACCTAATTGAAGATTTTTGAAAGTTAGTATTCTCAACTAATATTTCTGGATTCATGATGTTTGGCTCACCTTCTTGGGCACACTTATTGTGCGGTTTATATTTAAGGTGGGCTGACTGATCAAATAAAAGTCAAATTGGTTATAAATAGCTAGTTACTGATACTGTTATATTCACCCTTATTTATGTTTCCTGAGATGATTATAAAGTTTGATTCTGTCTTCTAACCCTTCCCGTAGATTGCTTTTGCAACCAAATTAATAATGGCTCGATTTTTaggtaaatatttctaaataactcagtatttttttccagatagttAACATTAAATccttacacaatttttttttgaaatgctaTAAAGAATGTTAATGTGTCCAAAACCCTTACTCCTAAGTTCTttaaggctgttttttttttaaaaccaagggTAAGTCATCACTCTATCCactaatttattttagaaggttAACAAAGTGGTTTCTAAGATAGAATCCTTATCTTTATGAAACCCATGCTTTCTTTCCTAACTTCTCACAAATGACCTGTAAAGTCACTTTTTAAGTCTTGATAGGGGATTTACATATACTTGAAATAGCATggattatgggttttttttttagcttttatttatttaactaatctctacatccaacgtggggcttgaactccagaccctgagatcaagagtgttAATGTTCTTCCGATTGAGgcagccaggcatcccataggATGGATTTTTGGTATCTTATACCTTTTTTCCTATTgtagggaaagaaaagacaaattgtgttataatttaaaatttattgacaGTGTCTCTATGGATATATCTTTACATTCCTTTAGTATATACTAATTATGTCTCTTCAACTCCCAGATAGGAGTTTTGAGCCCCTTGGACACAGGTATTTTTGTGCCCCAGCATAACTTGGGGTACTGATCCCCTTTCCTTTTTGCCACCCTCTCcccatttttagattttatttttaagtaatctctacaatcCAAAGAggagcttgaactcaaaacccacATTGACTGTCACAGTCCTCACTGATCATGCCAGGTGCCATTTTTGCCTAATTAAGAAACCTAGACGATGATAAACTGTTGCACTTGAAACACGTGTTAATGAAAATTAGGTTACTGGAtctaaacaatttttaattgtatttttatagctTGTAAACTTAAAGATAGCACAATGGTATTTATTTAGCCTTGCTGCTTTCACTGCCAAGCAGCTTTCTGTTAACTTCCCTTCTAGTGGAGAATTTAATGATTATATGGGGAAATATACTGGGAAAAATCcccattctatttatttttaatagttattatGTTAAATTTTTCTAGTATTATATAGATAATAGTAAACTTGGTTAAAATTTACTCCTACTTCATTAAATTTCCAGACTATGCCAAGAAACCATACCTTATTAAATGATTATCTTCTCGGCCAGAGTTGAGTAGCCCAAGTACTTGGAATTGAATTCTCAAGATCAGGGTTTTCATGGATTTTCTGACCGGTGTGCTTCCCTTTCCCCATTTCCCATTATTCCCATGTGAAGAGTAGTATAGAGGAATCCATTGTAGACGTGGAAGAGTAACTAGGAGTAGGAAGACAGGCATAAGTTAAGTTTCCTAGgataggaggagagaaaaaggccCCAAAGCCTTGTCAATGAGGAATGGGGAAGGAGGTTTGGCTGCCAGGTTTTACTATAAGTTTATTTTGATGAACCCTGCTATGTAGTCCTCTTTTATTAATGCTTTCCTGACATTTACCCTGTTAGTTGAGGCTCTTCATTGTTCCTGCACTGAGCTGTAGAATTCTCTTTTGTTATAGATTTGCAAACAAGACTTTCTCAACAGACTGAAGGTGAGTTGagctttttatttgtctttgaagTAGATGTCAATTTAGCAACACATAGTTTTTCATTATATCACTTagtacattttgtatttttggtttttggagAATGGCATAATATGGTAAATACATAATTAACCTAATGTGTATTTCAGTCAGCCTAATCCAAATCATTACAATTCCATGGATTAAAGAAAATGTGcatgagcatttttttaaaatttggctttaGTATGCTTAGAATTACTTTTAGCCTTGTATTAAGTCAAAATGGAATTTCTTGTTTTAGTATACAAATCTTTCAGGAGTCTGAACTTACAAGGTTAAGGACTCTAAATTCATGATTTGTATCAATAGTACCAAGCAATGTGGCAATTATACAGAACTAAATTGCATGCATATTTCAAAGAGATTGAAAATGTATCTAAAGTAGgctattttctcttgttttttattgCCAAGTCTCTGCCATTTGTTCTGATCGCTTTGCTATTAATTCAGTATCCATCTTTCATGTGTTGTCCTTAAAGGTTATTTAGGAGAATGATTCTATATGAAAAGGTCTACCATGTTCCTTCATAGGAATTAAATGTAGGGGcactgggttgctcagtggttgaccatctgcctttggctcaggttgtgatcccagaatcctgggatcaagtcccacatcaggctgtctaTGGTgaacctgtttttccctctaccAGTGTGTCtacttctgtgtctttcatgaataaataaaatctctttttaaaaaaagggattaaatgtatattttatttttttccagcaagTGAGACAAGTACTCAATCCTCCTTTTCCTCAACAGATTTATAAAAGTTGaactaatagatttttttctattagttgTTTTTATGCTGAATTCATTGTGCTTTGCATTCACTTAGTTTCAGCTGGAACCTTCCTATCACATACTTTCtaaaacttttatcttttttttagtcCTAATATAGTTCATTTGAGAAAATGGTTGAAAATAAAGTACTCTCCAATTGTTTTGTAATGACCTAGGATTTATTTCCAAGAAAATGTCCATCGTTTATGATAGCGTACACAGTGGGcctcatttttacatttattgtaagATAAACATGGTTACATCTTTCGCTTTTCTGAATAGAATATGATGTTacctttttttggcatttttattttaatataagcttcatgaaaaaatgtttatttaagtaaaaaaggaGCAGCCAAAAGCACTAGTAATTCTAACAAATCATTTTTATGACATATTTCATGCATAGCCCTAATTTTTACTCagtaaaataatttctgatatttcctcagGTAATTGTTCATCTTAATTACCATAATTTCTAATGCACTGTTTTATCCTTAGCTTTGTTTGTTATATATTGGAATGAAATTTGGTCAAATATAGTGATTACGGTGAGTTCTGTAACAGCTACTGGTAATGTTTTGTGAATCACATAAAAAGCAATGGTGCAGCTGTCTTGGACAGTGCTCTCACTTCAAACTGAAAACCAGTATGGGTTTTAAATATTCCTTCTGGATATTAGTGTccagtagtttttaatttttcatagtgAATATTAGAGATttatgctatttttgttttgtgccAAGACAGacttagtcatttaaaaaatattcatttgattttGTAAGAGGGTTTATATTCCTgggatattaaattttaaatggttgGATGATTATCTGTATCTTGTTTAAACAACccttttataatgtttattttaaagaaaatgttaaactgTATTCATGGGAAGAAACctaaaagattatattttgatCATTCCCTGCTTCTTGTGTATAAACTTGAGCAGTtaaatcaatcttttattttatcctttgccTTTCTGGATTGATTTGTATTGATATTTGTTTAATTGAATGAGTTTTGATTACACCTGAAGTTTAATTTCTGGTCTAAAACTACAGATTCCAACTCATTCAAGAAAAGCTGTTTCAAATGTTAGGTTGCTTCAGTTTACTGGAAACTCAAGTTGGTTACACACTTTGGTAGCATTAGTAAATAAGGTAAATTAGGGAAGTGACCGATCATCCTAGTTTCACAGATAGggtttagtggggtttttttattttgttttactcaaCAGGGCTAGTCTGATGCATTTTCCATGAaactaatttctctctctctctcttttttttttttttttaatttagcttcaGCTTTAGCTGCAGCTGCCTCTGTTCAGCCTCTTGCAACACAGTGTTTCCAACTTTCTAACATGTTTAACCCTCAAACGTAAGTAATAGACTTTGGTCAAGTTGAAAATGGTATATACCATTGGCACTTAAACAATGTGGAGATTAGGGGGGCAGACCCATgcctgcacagtcaaaaatcgTATTGTAAATTTTGACTCCCCTAAAATCTTAACTGTTAAGAGCCTATTGTTGATCGAAAGCCTCATAAATAGCATAAACAGTCGATAAACACAATCTTGTAAGTTACATGTCTTACGTAGCACATTCATACAATAATGTAAagtacatttatagtactatagtgtttttttatttgaggaaaataCAAGTATAAATGGACTTGTCCATTGAAACCCATGTGATTTAATGGTTTCAACtactatgaaaatattaatattcagcTTTTCTAAGTTAACATTTAGTATGCTTCAATATATTTCACAGTTCAAATAAGTTTTGATCATTTTAGGGTATTTAATGATAACTTTATTATTGCTAATTCCTTTTGGTGTTTTGTGAGATTTGAAGTAAAGGGTAGACAGATTTTGTTTTCCAACGATATCTAAGAAGTTTTGTATCAGTGTTACTTGTAGTTTACGCGCTCTTAACAGTTGTTCTTCCAACTATACCTTATTCTGTGCTCACTATAGTTGTAGTTCCTATCTATCACCATACAAGGCTATTATgaaccattgactatattccctatccTGTACTTTTCATCCTGTTGATTTTACTATTTCTGTACTAGTAGCCTGTGTTACTTCCCACTCCCCTTACCCATTTATCCATCCCTACACCCTCCTCTCTGggtctatttctttttgttttgtttgttcatatgtgtatttatgtttatttctgttgTCAGTTTTATCGTCTACCACTTGTTGgctttgaaattttaatgttattttaatcaTCTGTAGGAATAGAGCATCTTCTGAAATTTACTTCTTAGATTAATGCAGGCCAGGAATCAGGAATTTCTCTTTCCTGATAACCTAGGCACAATGATTAGAATGCCATTTATCTTTCCAAACTCTTCTGGTTGGttttatcaattatatttataatacattccAAGGGAAATGTAGATATCCTGTTCAGTTGATTTGATGAATTATATGATATGAAACATTGTCTTATACAGTGATGTTTTCTACAGTGGTTTGTAACGTGCTGTTTGCATTGTTTATATTAATACATGGTTTACCATAGGGAGCCTTGGATTCTTGTGCACTTTTTCTTTTagcttcatctgtgaaatgatgaACTGTTGGTATAcatatgatttgatatatatgaataaatactttaaatattaaagaaattcataagctggggggcctggatggctcagttcgttaattaaaaattcataaacgTTCTTGGAAATAGTGCCTTATATCTTGCTTTTGATTTCCTTCAGTATCCTACCCTACTAAtgtcaatgatttttaaattaaata
This portion of the Vulpes lagopus strain Blue_001 chromosome 18, ASM1834538v1, whole genome shotgun sequence genome encodes:
- the RBM39 gene encoding RNA-binding protein 39 isoform X5, which codes for MQLAARIRPRDLEEFFSTVGKVRDVRMISDRNSRRSKGIAYVEFVDVSSVPLAIGLTGQRVLGVPIIVQASQAEKNRAAAMANNLQKGSAGPMRLYVGSLHFNITEDMLRGIFEPFGRIESIQLMMDSETGRSKGYGFITFSDSECAKKALEQLNGFELAGRPMKVGHVTERTDASSASSFLDSDELERTGIDLGTTGRLQLMARLAEGTGLQIPPAAQQALQMSGSLAFGAVAEFSFVIDLQTRLSQQTEASALAAAASVQPLATQCFQLSNMFNPQTEEEVGWDTEIKDDVIEECNKHGGVIHIYVDKNSAQGNVYVKCPSIAAAIAAVNALHGRWFAGKMITAAYVPLPTYHNLFPDSMTATQLLVPSRR